CCGTTTTGAAAGAAATCGGTCGAGGCCAGGAAACGCGTGAAGGGCTTTGGAGAGCGATCTGACCGCCACTTTCCGTAGTGGGATTCAAAATCTCGTGCGAAGGCTTCCAGTACCCCCTCCTCGAAATCGAGATAGTGAAAATGCTCAGCCAGGCTGGCGGCCAGCTTGGAACTCGGCAGTTGAGATGGGGAGGTTCGAGTCCTGTTCGGGGAGGATTCCTCGCCACTGCAGCCCGCGAGCTCGAGAAGCCCGACGAAACCCGCCGCACCAGCGACCCCGCAGCCTAGGCGGCGAATGAACTTTCTGCGTTGTCTGGAGGCCAGGTGATGGGTCATTTGAGTTGGCTTTCTCCTCGCCAGGTTGGTGGTACACGTTGGTGGACTATGGCGGACCGCCTGACGGCGTCGAGACTCGAGATCATCTCAAGAGGTGATCGGCTGCCCACAGAGAGAGCGCCGAGATTGTAAGGGTTGGGTTGGCGGGGGACGAGCTTGGGAAAGCACTCCCGCCGAGCACGAGCAGGTTGCGGACTTCGTGATGAATGAGGTGCCGATCGGCCACGCCGATTGCGGGATCGTCTGCCATTGCGACCGTCCCCAGGGCATGTGCCTCGCTCTCCTTGAATGCACCCGCCATGA
The genomic region above belongs to bacterium and contains:
- a CDS encoding GMC family oxidoreductase; amino-acid sequence: MALSSFKLEPRHPTRLDGQFVANRRPDRDSIRQVLGYLTSHYLSDIPETPLNSLPSIQKIVMAGAFKESEAHALGTVAMADDPAIGVADRHLIHHEVRNLLVLGGSAFPSSSPANPTLTISALSLWAADHLLR